One genomic segment of bacterium includes these proteins:
- a CDS encoding S9 family peptidase, with amino-acid sequence MKKLNIVFILTIVLTVFLSVATNSQIDSVIISKIDSLIKYNETLEHRLDVLQKNIDDVLWFERVGDVAFIDKVFMTGPPKWKETDTTDPAFGNPVKFWSYVFIPKDIDYNKKYPLIVLPHGGVHADFTTYHTHIIKELMYQQYIVVAAEYRGSTGYGKSHFEKIDYGGREVEDVDSSRKFMLDNYEFVDPERVGIVGWSHGGLITLMSIFDYPEKYKVAFAGVPVSDLITRLNYMDEDYRKLYSADYHIGQKVEENPEEYKRRSPVHNAYKLQTPLLIHTNTNDEDVRVVEVKMLIDTLKSLNKDFQYEVFEELPGGHSFDRQDTKLAVSIRLKIYKFIEKYLNPPRTFNSVEEIRKSAYR; translated from the coding sequence ATGAAAAAACTGAATATTGTTTTCATCTTAACCATAGTGCTAACCGTTTTTCTTTCTGTAGCCACGAATTCACAAATTGATTCGGTAATCATATCAAAAATAGATTCGCTTATAAAGTATAACGAAACTCTTGAGCACAGGCTCGATGTTCTTCAAAAAAATATTGACGATGTTTTGTGGTTCGAAAGAGTGGGTGATGTTGCATTCATTGATAAAGTATTTATGACCGGTCCGCCGAAATGGAAAGAAACTGATACAACTGATCCTGCGTTTGGTAATCCAGTTAAGTTCTGGTCGTATGTTTTCATTCCGAAGGATATTGATTACAATAAAAAATATCCATTGATAGTCCTTCCGCATGGTGGTGTGCACGCTGATTTTACAACTTACCACACTCATATAATTAAAGAGCTGATGTATCAGCAATACATAGTTGTTGCGGCAGAGTACCGCGGAAGCACCGGCTATGGCAAATCACATTTTGAAAAAATTGATTACGGCGGAAGAGAAGTTGAAGATGTTGATTCGAGCAGAAAGTTTATGCTTGATAATTATGAATTTGTTGATCCGGAGAGAGTCGGCATTGTTGGATGGAGTCACGGCGGATTAATCACGCTGATGAGCATCTTCGATTATCCTGAAAAATATAAAGTTGCTTTTGCCGGAGTTCCCGTAAGCGATTTGATAACTCGTTTAAATTATATGGATGAAGATTACAGGAAATTATATTCTGCAGATTACCACATCGGACAGAAAGTTGAAGAAAATCCTGAAGAATATAAAAGAAGATCTCCGGTTCACAATGCATATAAACTTCAAACTCCGCTGCTTATTCACACAAACACAAACGATGAAGATGTACGAGTAGTTGAAGTTAAAATGCTGATCGATACACTCAAATCTTTAAACAAAGATTTTCAGTATGAAGTGTTTGAAGAATTGCCCGGCGGACATTCATTCGACAGACAGGATACAAAACTGGCAGTATCAATCCGATTGAAGATCTATAAATTCATCGAAAAGTATCTTAATCCGCCAAGAACTTTTAACAGTGTTGAAGAAATTAGAAAATCTGCTTACAGGTAG